A segment of the Vagococcus hydrophili genome:
TTTGAATATAAATTCCTCCCACCAATTACAATCATCGGCATCCCTTCATTAACGTATGATCTTAATGTAGTTGAACTAACTCCAACCCAACTTGCCATTTCCTTTTGATTTAAAAATTCCTTGTCTGTTCCAGCGTTATGAATTGCTTGTTGCACCGCTTCATTCGTTAATTCAAAAATATACCTCTGTAATTCTTTTGTCTGAGTTTCATTAAGCATAACTTGAAATCCTGACATTTTTACCATTCCTTTCTTTATTTATTTCTGAGTAGCCCCTCAAAAGTATCGCGTAAACGACTACATCGTTTACACGTAAAATATACTATGTTTTAAAATCAGAGTCAACTAAATGTGTCTTTTTGACGATACTATATATCAATATTGTTTGTTTTGCATTATAATTACTAAATATAAGGAGGTTGATATCATTTGAGACCTATTGACACTAAAGAAGTTGGAAAAAGAATAAAATCAATACGATTAAATTTATCCTCTAAAAAAGTTTCACTTGAAGAATTTGGGAGACTATTTGATCCAGTTGCGACTAAAGCCACTGTTAGTAAGTGGGAAAGAGGTCAATATTTGCCAAATAATGAGCGACTTTTCAAAATTGCTGAGATTGGAAATGTAACCACTGATTACATTTTGTTTGGAAAACAATTAAATGGCTACGGAAAAAGAATTGAGGATTTACGAAAAGCTGAAAAACTAACCCAAGAAGAACTAGGAAGAATATTATCTCCAATGAAATCTGAAGAAGAAATAGCTGCTATAGAAAACGAAGTTTATTTCCCAAAATACGAAGAATTAAAACAACTTGCTGAGAAATTAAATTCGACAGTTCATTTTATAGCTTTTGCGATTAGTCGTAGACAATCAGTTCATTCACTCACTGATTATGATGTATATAAAAAATTAGATACTACTGAAAAACTATTACAAGCTTCTGATTTAAAAAATGAGGAGTTAGTTGATTCTGATATGTTCTTTGATCAAATGAATGATATTAGATTACAACAAATTGATAATCGTAATTACTATAATTCAGTAGCAAAGTTAATTACTTTAATTAATCAAGAAAACATAGATGAAGTGCTTAAGAGTCTAGAAAAATAGTATTTAACTCCTAAATTGATTTTTGAAATAGCTCCTCAAAAACAATACAACTAGGAGGTACAACATGGCTTCATTTAAGCAATACACATTAAACAACGGCAATAAACGTTGGAAATTCCAAGCATATTTAGGTACTCATCCTGTAAAAGGTATACCTGTAAAAACAACTAGAAGTGGTTTTAAGTCCAAAAAAGAAGCACAAATTGCCTTAGCACAACTACAAACAGATTTTGAACAAAATAATCGTGAATTAACTAATCAAGAAAAAATAACTTTTTCAGAACTTTACGATTTGTGGTTAAAACAATATCGACTAAAGGTTAAGCCTTCAACGGTTGCCACATCACGTCGATTTGTTGAAAATTATGCATTACAACACTTTGGTAAATTAAAGTTGGATAAAATCACTGTTAGATACTGTCAAGAAATAGTCAATCTTTGGCATGATCAGTACAAACAGTATCATTATTTTAGAAAAGTAGTTGGTCAGGTTCTTCAATTTGGTGTTCAAATGGAGTTAATCGATTCTAACCCTATGAGAAAGACTGTACTGCCTCGTAAAAAAGAAGTGGAAGAATTCCCTAACTTCTACACTAAAGAGCAATTAGAGGTGTTTTTTGAGTGTTTAGAGAGCCACACAGAGAAAGTTAGTAGAACAAGCACTAAAATTTTAACTTTTTTCCGAATTTTAGCTTTTACTGGAAT
Coding sequences within it:
- a CDS encoding helix-turn-helix domain-containing protein, which codes for MSGFQVMLNETQTKELQRYIFELTNEAVQQAIHNAGTDKEFLNQKEMASWVGVSSTTLRSYVNEGMPMIVIGGRNLYSKKEVSKFLLSKQK
- a CDS encoding helix-turn-helix domain-containing protein, with amino-acid sequence MRPIDTKEVGKRIKSIRLNLSSKKVSLEEFGRLFDPVATKATVSKWERGQYLPNNERLFKIAEIGNVTTDYILFGKQLNGYGKRIEDLRKAEKLTQEELGRILSPMKSEEEIAAIENEVYFPKYEELKQLAEKLNSTVHFIAFAISRRQSVHSLTDYDVYKKLDTTEKLLQASDLKNEELVDSDMFFDQMNDIRLQQIDNRNYYNSVAKLITLINQENIDEVLKSLEK
- a CDS encoding tyrosine-type recombinase/integrase → MASFKQYTLNNGNKRWKFQAYLGTHPVKGIPVKTTRSGFKSKKEAQIALAQLQTDFEQNNRELTNQEKITFSELYDLWLKQYRLKVKPSTVATSRRFVENYALQHFGKLKLDKITVRYCQEIVNLWHDQYKQYHYFRKVVGQVLQFGVQMELIDSNPMRKTVLPRKKEVEEFPNFYTKEQLEVFFECLESHTEKVSRTSTKILTFFRILAFTGMRKSEVLALQWKDIDIFNQKLTIGKTLAMDEHNQIIIQEPKTTSSQRVIALDVKTIKVIEQWRYNQKEWYFKFGYNTSKDTQFLFTNKFNELYYPQAPNDWLYNILEKYDLPKITLHGFRHTHASLLFESGASIKEVQERLGHKDVKTTMNIYTHVTPEKVRETGERFAKYVNF